One segment of Streptomyces sp. NBC_01463 DNA contains the following:
- a CDS encoding ATP-binding cassette domain-containing protein: protein MPLQHDHAQLTVKDVSKAYGDRVVLDQVSLTVRPGDHVGVIGENGSGKSTLLRLIAGAETPDSGEISVRFDGGTGYLSQTLALDPARTVQDAVDTALAELRTLERRIRDAEAALAAPGGADDARLAAYGDLLTEYEERGGYLADSRADAALHGLGLGHLARERTLGTLSGGEQSRLALACVLAAAPELLLLDEPTNHLDLRAVTWLEEHLRAHRGTLVVITHDRTFLERTTTVIVEVDRDLRGVVRYGDGWDGYRTAKAAARRRWAQEHQEWLDELARTEELVGAAGQRLATTGKDPGEGWGKHRRSHEAKLSGQVRAARTRLEALRRAPVPVPPQPLRFSAGLALADEGAGDRGPLVELTSVAVGDRLSLPALRLERGQRLLVSGPNGAGKSTLLRVLAGDLAPDTGTVRRRARIGYLPQELPVRPTRRTLLATFAAGRPGHADEYTGLLLALGLFRPEDLSVPVAALSVGQQRRLALARLVTRPADLLVLDEPTNHIALDLVEELEAALAAHEGAVVVVSHDRSFRGRFTGDRLELDAGRPVART from the coding sequence ATGCCCCTCCAGCACGACCACGCCCAGCTGACCGTCAAGGACGTCTCCAAGGCGTACGGAGACCGCGTAGTCCTCGACCAGGTGTCACTCACCGTCCGCCCCGGCGACCACGTCGGCGTCATCGGCGAGAACGGCTCCGGGAAGTCCACCCTCCTGCGGCTGATCGCCGGTGCCGAGACGCCGGACAGCGGCGAGATCTCCGTCCGCTTCGACGGCGGCACCGGCTACCTCTCCCAGACGCTCGCCCTCGACCCCGCCCGCACCGTCCAGGACGCCGTCGACACCGCCCTCGCCGAACTGCGCACGCTGGAGCGGCGGATCCGCGACGCGGAGGCGGCACTCGCCGCACCGGGCGGCGCCGACGACGCGCGACTCGCCGCGTACGGAGACCTGCTGACGGAGTACGAGGAGCGCGGCGGATATCTCGCTGACTCGCGGGCCGACGCCGCACTGCACGGGCTCGGGCTCGGGCACCTGGCCCGGGAGCGCACCCTCGGCACCCTCTCCGGCGGTGAACAGTCCCGGCTCGCCCTCGCCTGTGTGCTGGCGGCAGCACCCGAACTGCTGCTCCTCGACGAGCCGACGAACCACCTCGACCTCCGGGCCGTCACCTGGCTGGAGGAGCACCTGCGCGCCCATCGCGGCACTCTCGTGGTGATCACCCACGACCGGACGTTCCTGGAACGGACCACCACCGTCATCGTCGAGGTCGACCGCGATCTGCGCGGCGTCGTCCGGTACGGGGACGGCTGGGACGGCTACCGCACCGCGAAGGCGGCGGCCCGCCGCCGCTGGGCGCAGGAACACCAGGAGTGGCTGGACGAACTGGCCCGCACCGAAGAGCTCGTGGGCGCCGCAGGACAGCGCCTCGCCACCACCGGCAAGGACCCGGGGGAGGGCTGGGGCAAGCACCGCCGCTCGCACGAGGCGAAGCTGTCCGGGCAGGTCCGGGCGGCCAGGACCCGGCTGGAAGCCCTCCGCAGGGCGCCCGTGCCTGTGCCGCCGCAGCCGTTGCGGTTCTCCGCCGGACTCGCCCTCGCCGACGAGGGCGCGGGGGACCGGGGACCGCTCGTGGAGCTCACCTCCGTCGCGGTCGGCGACCGGCTGAGCCTGCCCGCGCTGCGGCTGGAACGCGGGCAGCGGCTCCTGGTCAGCGGGCCCAACGGGGCGGGGAAGTCGACCCTCCTGCGCGTCCTGGCGGGGGACCTCGCCCCCGACACGGGCACGGTCCGCCGCCGGGCCAGGATCGGCTACCTCCCGCAGGAACTCCCCGTCCGGCCGACGCGGCGCACGCTGCTCGCGACCTTCGCGGCCGGCCGGCCCGGCCACGCCGACGAGTACACCGGCCTGCTCCTCGCGCTCGGCCTCTTCCGCCCCGAGGACCTGTCGGTTCCCGTCGCCGCGCTCTCCGTCGGCCAGCAGCGGCGGCTGGCCCTGGCCCGGCTGGTCACCCGGCCCGCCGATCTGCTGGTGCTGGACGAACCGACCAACCACATCGCCCTGGACCTGGTGGAGGAGCTGGAAGCGGCGCTGGCGGCGCACGAGGGCGCCGTCGTGGTCGTCTCGCACGACCGCAGCTTCCGCGGCCGGTTCACCGGCGACCGGCTGGAACTCGACGCGGGACGGCCGGTCGCCCGCACCTGA
- the dhaK gene encoding dihydroxyacetone kinase subunit DhaK: MLINVPETVVADALRGMAAAHPELTVDVTNRVVVRRDAPVAGKVALVSGGGSGHEPLHAGFVGPGMLSAACPGEVFTSPVPDQMVRAAAAVDSGAGVLFIVKNYTGDVLNFEMAAELADEEGVRVAQVLVNDDVAVTDSLFTAGRRGTGATLFVEKIAGAAADEGAPLDRVAALARQVNEASRSFGVALTSVTTPAKGSPTFDLPPGELELGVGIHGEPGRERRPMMTSREIADFAVDAVLEDLRPHGPVLALVNGMGSTPLLELYGFNAEVQRVLSERGVVVARTLVGNYVTSLDMAGCSVTLCQVDEEMVRLWDAPVQTPALRWGR; encoded by the coding sequence ATGCTGATCAACGTCCCCGAAACCGTGGTCGCCGACGCGCTGCGCGGCATGGCCGCCGCCCACCCCGAACTGACCGTGGACGTCACGAACCGGGTCGTCGTACGCCGTGACGCACCCGTCGCCGGAAAGGTCGCCCTGGTCTCCGGCGGCGGGTCCGGGCACGAACCGCTGCATGCCGGGTTCGTCGGCCCCGGCATGCTCTCGGCGGCGTGTCCCGGCGAGGTGTTCACCTCACCCGTGCCGGACCAGATGGTGCGGGCCGCGGCCGCAGTGGACAGCGGGGCGGGCGTGCTGTTCATCGTGAAGAACTACACCGGTGACGTCCTCAACTTCGAGATGGCCGCCGAACTAGCCGACGAGGAGGGGGTGCGGGTCGCCCAGGTGCTCGTCAACGACGACGTCGCGGTGACCGACAGCCTCTTCACGGCCGGCCGGCGCGGCACCGGAGCGACCCTGTTCGTCGAGAAGATCGCCGGCGCGGCGGCCGATGAGGGCGCGCCGCTGGACCGGGTGGCGGCCTTGGCGCGCCAGGTCAACGAGGCTTCGCGGAGCTTCGGCGTGGCGCTGACCTCGGTCACCACCCCTGCCAAGGGCTCCCCCACCTTCGATCTGCCGCCCGGCGAACTCGAACTCGGGGTGGGGATCCACGGCGAGCCGGGACGGGAGCGGCGCCCGATGATGACCTCGCGGGAGATCGCGGACTTCGCGGTGGACGCGGTGCTGGAGGACCTGCGGCCGCACGGTCCGGTGCTCGCGCTCGTCAACGGGATGGGCTCGACGCCGCTGCTGGAGCTGTACGGCTTCAACGCCGAGGTGCAGCGGGTGCTCTCCGAGCGGGGCGTGGTCGTGGCTCGTACGCTCGTGGGGAACTATGTGACCTCGCTGGACATGGCGGGCTGTTCGGTGACGCTCTGCCAGGTGGACGAGGAGATGGTACGGCTCTGGGACGCGCCGGTGCAGACTCCCGCCCTGCGCTGGGGCCGTTGA
- a CDS encoding MFS transporter, translated as MTAAGAAGAPSLWRDPAYRLFLAVQTLSALGDSFSYVAIPLLVLHSTGSVVQMGVVTGLTGVASIVTGLFAGVIADRFDRKMLLVVGDGARCLLYALIPLVWLFAAPVWLIYTVVPVVGVFSMLFQVTYVTVVPALVAPDQIARANGHLFATYAVAGVAGPALAGFVAAAAGPAAAIGIDSLTFAVSAVGVLFVRIRPDRPAGPEKDGRGTVRGEFLAGARFLWAHPVLRPLTVLLSLLTFLTYGLTDLVIYLLKHDLGRPDTTVGYVLAAGTVGTFIASALVARVRSRMGFGASWITAFALAGAAVVCMGPARSVPVIAVLMTVNVLCTGIAGISSMSLRQEVTPSRLLGRVTSAFWTIHSALGPLGAAAATAAAAGFGVTPVFLVTGCAVLAVALTGTLTGIARSGPGGSPRTEAVPPGRAITPDGDTAGDTA; from the coding sequence ATGACGGCAGCCGGGGCGGCCGGCGCGCCCTCCCTGTGGAGAGACCCGGCCTATCGCCTGTTCCTGGCGGTCCAGACGCTCTCCGCCCTGGGGGACTCCTTCTCGTACGTGGCGATTCCGCTCCTGGTGCTGCACAGCACGGGATCGGTGGTCCAGATGGGAGTCGTCACCGGTCTCACCGGAGTCGCGTCGATCGTCACCGGCCTGTTCGCGGGGGTGATCGCGGACCGGTTCGACCGCAAGATGCTCCTGGTGGTCGGCGACGGTGCGCGCTGCCTGCTCTACGCGCTCATCCCGCTGGTCTGGCTGTTCGCGGCGCCGGTCTGGCTGATCTACACCGTCGTACCGGTCGTCGGGGTCTTCTCCATGCTGTTCCAGGTCACCTATGTGACGGTCGTTCCGGCTCTCGTGGCGCCGGATCAGATAGCGCGGGCCAATGGACACCTCTTCGCCACGTACGCCGTCGCCGGGGTCGCGGGTCCCGCTCTCGCGGGGTTCGTGGCCGCGGCGGCCGGACCGGCCGCCGCCATCGGCATCGACTCCCTGACCTTCGCGGTCTCCGCGGTCGGTGTGCTGTTCGTCAGGATCCGTCCGGACCGGCCGGCCGGTCCGGAGAAGGACGGACGCGGCACGGTACGGGGGGAGTTCCTGGCGGGCGCACGGTTCCTGTGGGCGCATCCGGTGCTCCGCCCGCTGACCGTGCTGCTCTCGCTGCTGACCTTCCTCACCTACGGGCTGACGGACCTCGTCATCTACCTGCTGAAGCACGACCTCGGCCGCCCCGACACCACGGTGGGATATGTGCTGGCGGCGGGTACGGTCGGCACGTTCATCGCCTCCGCCCTGGTGGCGCGGGTCCGGTCGAGGATGGGCTTCGGCGCGAGCTGGATCACCGCGTTCGCGCTGGCCGGCGCGGCCGTCGTCTGCATGGGGCCGGCGCGGAGCGTGCCGGTGATCGCCGTACTGATGACGGTGAACGTCCTGTGCACCGGCATCGCCGGCATCTCCTCCATGTCGCTGCGCCAGGAGGTCACCCCCAGCCGGCTGCTGGGACGGGTCACCTCGGCGTTCTGGACCATCCATTCGGCACTCGGACCGCTCGGCGCGGCCGCCGCCACGGCGGCCGCGGCCGGATTCGGGGTCACGCCGGTCTTCCTCGTGACCGGCTGCGCCGTGCTGGCCGTCGCGCTGACGGGCACGCTGACCGGAATCGCGCGGTCCGGGCCCGGCGGATCGCCGCGTACGGAGGCGGTCCCACCCGGCCGGGCGATCACGCCGGACGGGGACACGGCAGGGGACACCGCATAG
- a CDS encoding metalloregulator ArsR/SmtB family transcription factor has translation MSKSELVRLPVLDADAVVPCCPPITAGELSQGDAEKMAAMFRALSDPVRLRLFSKVASHPGGEACVCDISDVGVSQPTVSHHLKKLREAGLLTSERRGTWVYYKVAPSVVAGMSALLDVRT, from the coding sequence ATGTCGAAGTCAGAGCTCGTGCGGTTGCCGGTCCTGGACGCGGATGCCGTGGTGCCGTGCTGCCCGCCGATCACCGCTGGAGAGCTGTCGCAGGGGGACGCGGAGAAGATGGCCGCGATGTTCAGGGCGCTGTCCGACCCGGTGCGGCTGCGCCTGTTCTCCAAGGTCGCCTCGCATCCGGGCGGCGAGGCGTGCGTGTGCGACATCTCCGACGTCGGCGTCTCCCAGCCGACCGTGTCCCACCACCTGAAGAAGCTGCGCGAGGCCGGCCTGCTGACCTCGGAGCGGCGCGGGACCTGGGTCTACTACAAGGTCGCGCCGTCCGTCGTGGCGGGGATGTCCGCCCTGCTCGACGTGCGCACCTGA
- a CDS encoding metalloregulator ArsR/SmtB family transcription factor: MLTSVDADLMRVLSDPLRLRIVTLLARETLCTTHLVEETGARQTNLSNHMKVLREAGVVETEPCGRFTYYKLKPEILAGLSERFAALADSARNASENKRACP; the protein is encoded by the coding sequence ATGCTGACTTCAGTCGACGCTGATCTGATGCGGGTGCTGAGCGACCCGCTCCGCCTCCGGATCGTGACCCTGCTGGCGCGCGAGACGCTCTGCACGACGCACCTGGTCGAGGAGACCGGCGCCAGGCAGACCAACCTCTCCAACCACATGAAGGTCCTGCGGGAGGCCGGAGTGGTGGAGACCGAGCCCTGCGGCCGCTTCACCTACTACAAGCTGAAGCCCGAGATCCTGGCCGGGCTCTCGGAGCGGTTCGCCGCACTGGCCGACTCGGCCCGAAACGCTTCCGAGAACAAGAGGGCGTGCCCGTGA
- a CDS encoding arsenate reductase ArsC, whose product MTESARKPSVLFVCVHNAGRSQMAAAWLTHLAGDRVEVRSAGSDPGARVNPAAVEAMAEAGIDISAESPKVLTADAVRAADVCVTMGCGDACPVFPGKRYLDWKLDDPAGLGIEGVRTVRDGIRALVERLIDEIAPPASA is encoded by the coding sequence ATGACCGAGTCGGCCCGCAAGCCGTCCGTGCTGTTCGTCTGCGTGCACAACGCGGGCCGCTCCCAGATGGCCGCTGCCTGGCTGACCCATCTGGCCGGGGACCGCGTCGAGGTCCGCTCCGCCGGGTCCGACCCGGGCGCCCGCGTCAACCCGGCGGCCGTCGAGGCGATGGCCGAGGCCGGGATCGACATCTCCGCCGAGAGCCCGAAGGTCCTGACGGCCGACGCGGTCCGCGCGGCCGACGTGTGCGTCACGATGGGCTGCGGCGACGCCTGTCCCGTCTTTCCCGGCAAGCGCTACCTCGACTGGAAGCTGGACGATCCGGCCGGCCTCGGCATCGAGGGCGTGCGCACCGTGCGCGACGGGATCAGGGCGCTCGTCGAGCGCCTGATCGACGAGATCGCCCCGCCCGCTTCGGCCTGA
- a CDS encoding BlaI/MecI/CopY family transcriptional regulator, giving the protein MESTILAALWAAGTPLTPGQVQREIGTELARTTVTTILSRLYEKGSVTRSRAGRGFAYTPTEDAAGLTARRMHSELRKEHDRGTVLARFVSQLTDEDEQLLRELLDGDAR; this is encoded by the coding sequence CTGGAGTCCACGATCCTGGCGGCCCTCTGGGCGGCCGGGACCCCGCTGACACCCGGTCAGGTGCAACGGGAGATCGGCACCGAACTCGCCCGCACCACCGTCACCACGATCCTTTCGCGCCTGTACGAGAAGGGCTCGGTCACCCGCAGCAGGGCGGGGCGCGGGTTCGCGTACACCCCCACGGAGGACGCGGCCGGACTGACCGCCCGCCGGATGCACAGCGAACTGCGCAAGGAGCACGACCGCGGCACGGTGCTCGCCCGGTTCGTCTCGCAGCTCACGGACGAGGACGAGCAGCTGCTCCGCGAGCTCCTCGACGGCGACGCCCGATGA
- the arsB gene encoding ACR3 family arsenite efflux transporter codes for MTSAEPATSPAPVGGGDDSVVRKLSTLDRYLAVWILLAMAAGLGLGRMVSGMNDALARTEIGGISLPIALGLLVMMYPVLAKVRYDRLDTVTGDRKLMVSSLVINWVVGPAVMFALAWVFLPDLPEYRTGLIVVGLARCIAMVIIWNDLACGDREAAAVLVALNSVFQVIAFGALGWFYLDLLPRWLGLGDGQGLDVPVWHIALNVVVFLGVPLLAGFLTRRIGERRMGRGPYEARFLPRIGPWALYGLLFTIVVLFALQGRTITSRPLDVVRIAAPLLVYFAIMFFGTFLLGKALGLAYDRTATLAFTAAGNNFELAIAVAVATFGVTSGQALSGVVGPLIEVPVLIGLVYVALAWRKRFTSVHTAQVRTSSRADIPATTDGATL; via the coding sequence GTGACCTCCGCAGAGCCCGCCACCTCCCCCGCTCCGGTCGGCGGTGGCGACGACTCGGTCGTCCGGAAGCTCTCCACCCTCGACCGCTACCTCGCGGTGTGGATCCTGCTCGCCATGGCCGCCGGCCTGGGGCTGGGGCGGATGGTCTCCGGGATGAACGACGCGCTGGCGCGGACCGAGATCGGCGGCATCTCCCTGCCGATCGCGCTCGGCCTGCTGGTCATGATGTACCCGGTGCTGGCCAAGGTCCGCTACGACCGGCTCGACACCGTCACCGGCGACCGGAAGCTGATGGTGTCCTCGCTGGTCATCAACTGGGTCGTCGGGCCCGCCGTCATGTTCGCGCTGGCGTGGGTCTTCCTCCCGGACCTCCCCGAGTACCGCACCGGCCTGATCGTCGTCGGCCTCGCCCGCTGCATCGCCATGGTCATCATCTGGAACGACCTCGCCTGCGGCGACCGCGAGGCCGCGGCCGTCCTCGTCGCGCTGAACTCCGTCTTCCAGGTGATCGCGTTCGGCGCGCTGGGCTGGTTCTACCTCGACCTGCTCCCGCGGTGGCTGGGCCTGGGGGACGGGCAGGGCCTCGACGTGCCCGTCTGGCACATCGCGCTCAACGTCGTCGTCTTCCTCGGCGTCCCGCTGCTCGCCGGCTTCCTCACCCGCCGCATCGGCGAGCGGAGGATGGGCCGCGGACCGTACGAGGCCAGGTTCCTGCCGAGGATCGGCCCCTGGGCGCTGTACGGACTGCTCTTCACGATCGTCGTCCTCTTCGCACTCCAGGGGAGGACGATCACCTCGCGGCCGCTCGACGTCGTACGCATCGCAGCGCCCCTGCTCGTGTACTTCGCGATCATGTTCTTCGGTACGTTCCTGCTCGGCAAGGCGCTCGGGCTGGCCTACGACCGCACCGCGACGCTGGCGTTCACGGCGGCGGGCAACAACTTCGAGCTCGCCATCGCCGTGGCCGTCGCCACCTTCGGCGTCACCTCCGGCCAGGCGCTGTCAGGTGTCGTCGGCCCGCTGATCGAGGTCCCCGTCCTGATCGGGCTGGTGTACGTCGCGCTGGCCTGGCGGAAGAGGTTCACATCGGTGCACACGGCTCAGGTGCGCACGTCGAGCAGGGCGGACATCCCCGCCACGACGGACGGCGCGACCTTGTAG
- a CDS encoding PTS fructose transporter subunit IIA, with protein sequence MSGEKQVGIVLVSHSGPVAEAVAELARGLAAGGATAPVAAAGGTPAGGLGTSSELIARAARSVDGGAGVAVLVDLGSAVLTVKAMLAEGDELPDGARLVDAPFVEGAVAAVVTASAGGDLDAVAAAASEAYDYRKA encoded by the coding sequence GTGAGCGGGGAGAAGCAGGTCGGAATCGTGCTGGTCTCGCACAGCGGTCCGGTGGCCGAGGCGGTGGCCGAGCTCGCCAGGGGGCTGGCGGCCGGTGGTGCGACTGCGCCGGTGGCCGCGGCCGGCGGGACTCCCGCGGGCGGGCTCGGCACCAGTTCGGAGCTCATCGCCCGGGCCGCCCGGTCGGTGGACGGCGGCGCGGGTGTCGCGGTGCTCGTCGACCTGGGCAGCGCCGTCCTCACGGTGAAGGCGATGCTCGCCGAGGGCGACGAACTCCCGGACGGGGCGAGGCTGGTGGACGCCCCGTTCGTGGAGGGCGCGGTGGCCGCGGTGGTCACGGCGTCCGCCGGCGGCGACCTCGACGCCGTGGCGGCGGCGGCCTCGGAGGCGTACGACTACCGCAAGGCCTGA
- a CDS encoding M56 family metallopeptidase has product MIYAVWIPLLTPFVVVPAARRLADALAPARAVRLLAVTAAGLALCTVLALALLVVPGAGRLSVVAAAGEFVHPLAAAAPAVAVPLAAAALALLAGCAVALARAVRGHWSQLHRAARHDGDDGDELAVLRDSRPDAYALPGRPGSPGRIVVTTGMLHALEPAERDVLLAHERAHLTGRHHLYLVLAELSARCHPALRALRAPLGYALERCADEAAALAVGDRRVAARAIGRAALAAGSAGAPPAPRPAGALPAAAGPVPRRVAALLGRPVVRPRIGRAAAATLLACLAVSGAAALDATYDLHSSIETAQGETP; this is encoded by the coding sequence ATGATCTACGCCGTATGGATTCCCCTGCTGACGCCCTTCGTCGTCGTGCCCGCCGCACGCCGGCTGGCCGACGCGCTCGCGCCCGCACGGGCCGTGCGGCTCCTCGCCGTGACGGCGGCGGGTCTGGCCCTGTGCACGGTGCTCGCCCTGGCCCTGCTGGTGGTGCCGGGGGCCGGCCGGCTGTCCGTCGTCGCCGCCGCGGGTGAGTTCGTCCACCCCCTGGCGGCAGCCGCGCCGGCCGTCGCCGTCCCGCTCGCGGCGGCCGCCCTCGCACTGCTCGCGGGCTGCGCCGTGGCCCTGGCCCGTGCGGTGCGCGGCCACTGGAGCCAACTGCACCGGGCGGCCCGCCATGACGGCGACGACGGGGACGAACTGGCGGTCCTGCGGGACAGCCGCCCGGACGCCTACGCCCTGCCGGGGCGGCCGGGCAGCCCCGGACGCATCGTCGTCACCACCGGCATGCTGCACGCTCTCGAACCCGCCGAACGCGACGTGCTCCTGGCCCACGAGCGCGCCCATCTCACCGGCCGCCACCACCTCTACCTCGTGCTCGCCGAACTGTCCGCGCGCTGCCATCCGGCGCTGCGCGCCCTGCGCGCCCCTCTGGGCTACGCACTGGAGCGCTGTGCGGACGAGGCGGCCGCGCTCGCCGTCGGGGACCGCCGGGTGGCGGCCCGCGCGATCGGGCGGGCCGCACTCGCCGCCGGGTCCGCCGGAGCCCCGCCCGCACCCCGCCCCGCAGGCGCGCTTCCGGCAGCCGCCGGACCCGTCCCACGACGTGTCGCCGCGCTGCTGGGCCGGCCCGTCGTGCGCCCGCGGATCGGCCGGGCCGCGGCCGCGACCCTCCTTGCCTGCCTGGCGGTGTCGGGCGCCGCCGCGCTCGATGCCACCTACGACCTGCACAGCAGCATCGAGACCGCCCAGGGCGAGACCCCGTAG
- a CDS encoding DUF1697 domain-containing protein has protein sequence MLYIAFLRGMNVPGRSVKMEYLRGLFTGMGFDSVRSYIQSGNVFFESDETDRTVLGTRIGDHLADALGYEVAVCLRTVPELEALIALDPFKDVPVTDDMRCCVVFTTERIDPDLELPLLSPKKDMEIIGSTGYDAFVVWYLINGKAPAAKGFQERALGHDATTRFFHTLVKILDAAKKGAA, from the coding sequence TTGCTGTACATCGCGTTCCTGCGCGGGATGAACGTGCCTGGCCGTTCGGTGAAGATGGAGTACCTGCGCGGTCTGTTCACCGGCATGGGGTTCGACTCCGTACGCAGCTACATCCAGAGCGGCAACGTCTTCTTCGAGTCCGACGAGACCGACCGGACCGTCCTCGGCACCCGCATCGGTGACCACCTCGCCGACGCGCTCGGCTACGAGGTCGCGGTGTGCCTGCGCACGGTGCCGGAACTGGAGGCGCTGATCGCGCTCGACCCGTTCAAGGACGTCCCGGTCACCGACGACATGCGCTGCTGCGTGGTGTTCACGACCGAGCGGATCGATCCGGACCTGGAGCTCCCGCTGCTCTCCCCGAAGAAGGACATGGAGATCATCGGCAGCACCGGCTACGACGCCTTCGTCGTCTGGTACCTGATCAACGGCAAGGCACCCGCCGCCAAGGGCTTCCAGGAACGCGCCCTGGGCCACGACGCGACGACGCGCTTCTTCCACACCCTGGTGAAGATCCTCGACGCGGCCAAGAAGGGCGCTGCCTGA
- a CDS encoding NUDIX domain-containing protein — MASHTAPRRSAGLLLFRRRGPSFEVLIGHMGGPFWARRESAAWSVPKGEYEPGETARAAAGREFGEEFGRPVPDGAWVALGESRQSGGKTVTVWAVEAELDPADAVPGTFTMEWPRGSGVQREFPEIDRFAWCAPEVAAERLVKGQRVFVERLRERLADGQGPDRHGED; from the coding sequence ATGGCTTCCCACACGGCTCCCAGGCGCAGCGCCGGTCTCCTCCTGTTCCGAAGGCGCGGGCCCTCCTTCGAGGTCCTCATCGGCCATATGGGCGGGCCGTTCTGGGCGCGCCGGGAGAGCGCGGCGTGGTCGGTGCCGAAGGGCGAGTACGAGCCCGGGGAGACGGCACGGGCGGCGGCCGGGCGGGAGTTCGGGGAGGAGTTCGGCCGTCCGGTACCGGACGGTGCGTGGGTGGCGCTGGGTGAGTCGCGCCAGTCCGGCGGCAAGACCGTGACGGTGTGGGCGGTGGAGGCCGAGCTGGATCCGGCGGACGCCGTACCGGGGACGTTCACCATGGAGTGGCCGCGAGGCTCGGGCGTGCAGCGGGAGTTCCCGGAGATCGACCGGTTCGCCTGGTGCGCGCCGGAGGTCGCGGCCGAACGGCTCGTCAAGGGACAGCGGGTGTTCGTGGAGCGGCTGCGCGAACGGCTGGCGGACGGGCAGGGCCCGGACCGGCACGGCGAGGACTGA
- the dhaL gene encoding dihydroxyacetone kinase subunit DhaL, producing the protein MLDADFFHRWMTTTAASVDREAARLTELDSAIGDADHGSNLQRGFAAVVAALAEEPPQTPGAVLMLAGRQLISTVGGASGPLYGTLLRRTGKALGEAPAVTAEELAQALGTGVAAVAQLGGAQAGDKTMLDALLPAVEALGSSFDAGRDAALEGALATVPLQARKGRASYLGERSIGHQDPGATSSALLIAALAETAAATGGDV; encoded by the coding sequence GTGCTCGACGCCGATTTCTTCCATCGCTGGATGACCACGACCGCCGCGTCGGTCGACCGCGAGGCGGCGCGTCTGACCGAGCTCGACTCCGCGATCGGGGACGCGGATCACGGCAGCAATCTGCAGCGCGGATTCGCCGCGGTCGTGGCGGCCCTGGCCGAGGAGCCGCCGCAGACGCCGGGTGCCGTGCTCATGCTGGCCGGACGGCAGTTGATCTCGACCGTCGGCGGGGCCTCCGGGCCGCTGTACGGGACGCTGCTGCGGCGCACGGGGAAGGCGCTCGGCGAGGCGCCGGCCGTCACCGCCGAGGAGTTGGCGCAGGCGCTGGGAACGGGGGTCGCGGCGGTGGCCCAGCTGGGCGGGGCGCAGGCCGGTGACAAGACGATGCTCGACGCGCTGCTGCCCGCGGTGGAGGCGCTCGGGTCGTCGTTCGACGCGGGACGGGACGCGGCACTGGAGGGCGCACTGGCGACCGTGCCTCTGCAGGCGCGCAAGGGCCGGGCCAGCTATCTCGGGGAGCGGAGCATCGGGCATCAGGATCCCGGGGCCACCTCGTCCGCGCTGCTGATCGCCGCGCTCGCGGAGACCGCCGCTGCGACCGGCGGTGACGTGTGA